Proteins from a single region of Candidatus Micrarchaeum acidiphilum ARMAN-2:
- a CDS encoding transcriptional regulator, HxlR family, which translates to MKNASTCAAQEALSLVSKKWLLLTLNSIAVYGPSRYNELLARLHPISPKGLADVLKLMADNDLIRRESSGDAAFYKITEKGQDLDSAALPLLKWSRPFCSDANCSVAVEMDGQLSRSHKRL; encoded by the coding sequence ATGAAAAATGCGAGTACATGTGCAGCACAGGAAGCTCTTTCTCTGGTCTCGAAGAAGTGGCTGCTTCTTACATTGAACAGCATTGCCGTCTATGGGCCATCAAGATATAACGAACTGCTTGCAAGGCTACATCCGATAAGCCCAAAAGGCCTTGCAGACGTTCTAAAGCTTATGGCGGACAATGACCTGATACGCAGGGAAAGTTCCGGCGATGCAGCATTCTACAAAATAACTGAAAAAGGGCAGGATCTTGACAGCGCCGCATTGCCGCTGCTGAAATGGTCCAGGCCATTCTGCAGCGATGCAAATTGCAGTGTTGCAGTGGAAATGGACGGCCAGCTTTCAAGATCGCATAAAAGGCTCTAG
- a CDS encoding ribosomal protein S11, with product MAKKGSSKAAKAQEAESQTKKKEKENVSYEAKAMEEAKTKPKPERWAVAHVYSSKNDTIITLTDLSGSETIAVGSGGMMVNADSQEGSPYAAMQAAYKVAAEAKEKGITNINIEIRAPGGHGSKTPGHGAQAVVRVLARSGLRVNRIEDVTPIPTDTTRRPGGKRGRRV from the coding sequence ATGGCTAAAAAAGGATCATCGAAGGCCGCAAAAGCCCAGGAGGCCGAATCCCAGACCAAGAAAAAGGAAAAGGAAAACGTCTCCTACGAGGCAAAGGCTATGGAGGAAGCCAAGACAAAGCCAAAGCCTGAGAGGTGGGCAGTTGCTCATGTATACTCATCAAAGAACGATACGATAATAACTCTTACAGACCTGAGCGGATCCGAAACCATAGCCGTAGGAAGCGGAGGGATGATGGTCAATGCGGATTCGCAGGAAGGCTCGCCTTACGCAGCAATGCAGGCAGCATACAAGGTCGCCGCAGAAGCCAAGGAAAAGGGCATAACAAACATAAACATAGAGATAAGGGCGCCCGGAGGCCACGGCTCAAAAACTCCAGGGCATGGTGCCCAGGCTGTAGTCAGGGTGCTTGCAAGGAGCGGCCTAAGAGTGAACAGAATCGAAGACGTAACGCCAATACCTACAGACACCACAAGGAGACCAGGGGGCAAGCGCGGCAGAAGGGTATAG
- a CDS encoding hypothetical protein (operson on an insert in the 16S rRNA gene that has weak homology to homing endonuclease), giving the protein MTQKLKLNPNICYIIGIYAAGRKEGIGVESSEDPLIERFVKISMDEFSLEPNRIRIEKAHGNITHAYFYNSRIKKFIEKTLERKEHVFKYRNGYSGAYFAGIFDCIGSVEKSGLRMRGLDLSDAMLLEKLGMHTEGYKSLRIKNQGDFITLIKGFSVKVASVAH; this is encoded by the coding sequence ATGACGCAAAAACTAAAACTGAACCCAAACATATGTTACATTATCGGCATATACGCTGCCGGTAGAAAGGAAGGCATAGGAGTCGAATCTAGCGAGGATCCGCTTATAGAGAGATTCGTCAAGATCTCTATGGACGAGTTCTCGTTGGAGCCGAACAGGATACGCATAGAGAAGGCGCATGGAAACATCACGCATGCGTACTTCTACAACTCCAGGATAAAGAAGTTCATAGAAAAGACCCTGGAGAGGAAGGAACACGTATTCAAGTACAGGAACGGCTATTCAGGGGCGTATTTCGCCGGGATATTCGACTGCATAGGGTCCGTTGAAAAAAGCGGACTACGCATGCGCGGCCTTGACCTTTCGGATGCGATGCTGCTTGAAAAACTTGGCATGCATACCGAGGGCTATAAATCGCTCAGGATAAAGAACCAGGGCGATTTCATAACGCTTATAAAGGGTTTTAGCGTAAAGGTTGCGAGCGTCGCTCATTGA
- a CDS encoding ribosomal protein S4 has product MGAPKRNRRKYDKPKDIWNLARIKADNALIAEYGLANMHELWKVQSEISRLRGNVRVLLSGSSSHDTSDKIIARMVKFGILENGATLEKVLDITPNAFLERRLQTVVFKKGLARTIKQARQLITHGFIAVNMKRVSIPGYMVTTAEDDKISYYKPIDINVNVKQPEAAKPESAEQEKAQPAEEAVAQ; this is encoded by the coding sequence ATGGGTGCCCCTAAGAGAAACAGAAGAAAATACGACAAGCCAAAGGATATTTGGAACTTGGCCAGGATCAAAGCCGACAATGCGCTTATAGCTGAATACGGCCTTGCCAACATGCACGAGCTCTGGAAGGTGCAATCCGAGATAAGCAGGCTCAGAGGCAACGTCAGGGTGCTGCTGTCAGGCTCTAGCTCGCACGACACGTCAGACAAGATAATCGCCAGGATGGTAAAGTTCGGAATCCTTGAGAACGGCGCAACTCTGGAGAAGGTCCTCGACATAACTCCAAACGCATTCCTGGAGAGGAGGCTGCAGACCGTCGTATTCAAGAAGGGCCTTGCGCGGACCATAAAGCAGGCAAGGCAGCTGATAACGCACGGATTTATCGCGGTTAACATGAAAAGAGTCAGCATCCCTGGATATATGGTAACAACTGCAGAAGATGACAAAATATCATACTACAAGCCCATAGACATAAACGTGAATGTAAAGCAGCCCGAAGCAGCTAAGCCTGAATCTGCAGAGCAGGAAAAGGCGCAGCCTGCAGAAGAAGCAGTGGCGCAATAA
- a CDS encoding mercuric reductase — protein sequence MEKFDYVIIGQGSAAFSAAIKANELGKNTLMIGKNATAGAVLGGTCINVGCVPSKRMISVARFFKELSLKRFGGINYDLGSLEYERVVEEKDELLKTLHKSKYEDVIGSMENVHYLNEFGSFTSRTSIKAGKKEIEADRVLIATGARAFIPKIEGIEKIDYLDNEKALALKGLPRSIIVVGGRAVGLEFAQMFSMFGSKVTVLQRSPTILPNWEPVIAKRLEKYLIEDGIDVITNAAPKKFYKSEGKIMVDVELDGNVKTFSAEKLLMATGRAPNTDMLDLEKASVETYGNGFVKIDNTMRTGSTGIFAAGDVTGSPMLETLAAKEGNLATQNAFGGGKLKININEVPSAVFTEPEAAMVGKTEEQVISDLKNCGCNVLPAYAIAKANIISDTRGLIKVVINPKTHEILGVHMLAHGAADLIHEGVMAVKFHLKLEDIIDTVHVFPTMSEGFKLACQSFFADVSKLSCCTV from the coding sequence ATGGAAAAATTTGATTATGTAATAATCGGGCAGGGCTCTGCCGCGTTTTCGGCAGCCATAAAAGCCAATGAACTCGGGAAAAATACATTGATGATAGGCAAAAATGCTACTGCCGGCGCAGTACTTGGCGGCACATGCATAAATGTCGGTTGTGTGCCGAGCAAACGCATGATATCTGTTGCAAGATTTTTCAAGGAGCTCAGCTTAAAGCGGTTTGGCGGAATCAATTATGATTTAGGAAGCCTGGAATATGAAAGAGTTGTGGAAGAAAAAGATGAGCTGCTTAAGACGCTTCACAAATCTAAATACGAAGACGTTATCGGATCGATGGAAAACGTTCATTACCTTAACGAGTTTGGAAGCTTTACTAGCCGAACGTCCATAAAGGCCGGGAAAAAGGAAATTGAAGCTGACAGGGTACTGATTGCAACAGGTGCTAGAGCTTTCATACCAAAAATTGAAGGCATAGAAAAAATTGATTATTTAGACAACGAGAAAGCGCTTGCCTTAAAAGGGCTGCCTCGCAGCATCATAGTGGTTGGCGGCAGGGCCGTTGGCCTCGAATTCGCGCAGATGTTCTCCATGTTCGGATCAAAGGTTACAGTCCTGCAGCGCAGCCCTACGATACTCCCAAACTGGGAACCGGTAATAGCCAAGAGGCTTGAAAAGTACCTGATAGAGGATGGCATAGATGTAATAACAAATGCTGCTCCAAAGAAGTTTTACAAAAGCGAGGGCAAGATTATGGTAGATGTTGAGTTGGATGGCAATGTAAAAACGTTTTCGGCTGAGAAGCTTCTTATGGCGACCGGCAGGGCCCCCAATACAGACATGCTTGACCTTGAAAAAGCATCTGTTGAAACATACGGAAACGGCTTTGTCAAGATAGACAACACTATGCGGACAGGCAGCACAGGCATCTTTGCTGCCGGGGATGTGACGGGCAGTCCGATGCTCGAAACACTTGCTGCCAAGGAGGGCAATCTGGCTACGCAGAATGCATTTGGAGGCGGCAAGCTTAAAATAAACATAAACGAAGTGCCAAGCGCCGTTTTCACAGAACCTGAGGCTGCAATGGTGGGGAAAACAGAGGAGCAGGTAATAAGCGATTTGAAAAATTGCGGATGCAACGTTCTTCCGGCCTACGCAATAGCGAAGGCCAACATAATATCAGATACGAGAGGGTTGATAAAAGTCGTGATAAATCCCAAAACCCACGAGATACTTGGGGTCCACATGCTTGCTCATGGAGCAGCGGATCTGATACATGAGGGAGTAATGGCAGTCAAGTTTCACCTTAAGCTGGAAGACATAATAGATACTGTGCATGTGTTCCCGACCATGAGCGAGGGATTCAAGCTCGCCTGCCAGTCTTTTTTCGCGGACGTTTCAAAGCTGAGCTGCTGCACGGTATGA
- a CDS encoding Inorganic diphosphatase, with the protein MNFSKQTEDFPETFYAFIEIPQGSSIKYEYKEDLEAVVVDRFLFTSMNYPTNYGFVLGTKGKDGDPLDVLVMSQSPIASGMAIKVRPIGIAVMSDEEGSDNKVIAVPVEKVDPSFGSYKNASDIPEFMKNRLKHFFEHYKELEKGKFMKFEKFESKEEAMKELKESRL; encoded by the coding sequence ATGAATTTTTCTAAGCAGACAGAAGATTTTCCTGAGACGTTCTATGCTTTCATAGAGATACCGCAGGGCAGCAGCATTAAATACGAATACAAGGAGGACCTTGAGGCGGTTGTCGTAGACAGATTCCTTTTCACTTCAATGAATTACCCGACCAATTACGGATTTGTGCTTGGCACCAAAGGAAAGGACGGCGACCCTCTTGACGTTCTTGTCATGTCCCAGTCGCCGATAGCAAGCGGTATGGCAATAAAGGTCAGACCAATAGGCATTGCCGTCATGAGCGACGAGGAGGGCTCTGACAACAAGGTAATAGCGGTGCCTGTGGAAAAGGTCGACCCTTCCTTTGGATCATACAAGAATGCATCAGACATACCTGAATTCATGAAGAACAGGCTAAAGCACTTCTTCGAGCACTATAAGGAGCTTGAGAAGGGCAAGTTCATGAAGTTCGAAAAGTTCGAGAGCAAAGAGGAAGCCATGAAGGAGCTTAAGGAATCAAGGCTTTGA
- a CDS encoding ribosomal protein S13, with amino-acid sequence MAEPKKRARQQEGQKAMSIVRIANKDINGGLNIQRALDQVKGIGQTMSHSLSYVIEHKFNIDPSTPIGSLNESQVTQVEELIKDPHKYGVPKYLLNRRNDMDTGKDMHLIGNDLIFAVRQSINRDVTLRVWRGYRHQYGQKVRGQHTRSTGRTGATVGVTKKAIIAAQKPQAEEKKK; translated from the coding sequence ATGGCAGAGCCAAAGAAACGTGCAAGACAGCAGGAAGGCCAAAAGGCCATGTCTATAGTGAGGATTGCCAATAAGGACATAAACGGCGGCCTCAACATACAGCGAGCGCTGGACCAGGTAAAAGGCATAGGCCAGACGATGTCGCATTCGCTGTCATACGTGATCGAGCACAAATTCAACATAGACCCTTCTACTCCAATAGGTTCGCTCAACGAGAGTCAGGTGACGCAGGTCGAGGAGCTTATAAAAGACCCGCACAAATACGGAGTGCCAAAATACCTGCTAAACAGAAGGAACGACATGGATACTGGCAAAGACATGCACCTAATAGGCAACGATCTCATTTTTGCAGTAAGGCAGAGCATAAACAGGGATGTCACGCTTCGCGTATGGCGCGGATACAGGCATCAGTACGGCCAGAAGGTAAGGGGCCAGCATACAAGGTCAACCGGCAGGACTGGAGCAACAGTGGGCGTGACAAAGAAAGCCATTATAGCAGCCCAGAAGCCGCAGGCCGAGGAAAAGAAGAAATAG